Proteins encoded by one window of Tunturibacter psychrotolerans:
- a CDS encoding NAD(P)/FAD-dependent oxidoreductase, with amino-acid sequence MSRRAVIIGAGPAGLTAGLELLRRSDVKPIILEASEEIGGISRTIKYKGNRMDIGGHRFFSKSDRVMQWWVDLMPPEGVEGEGTGSGGPTAAPPEISYQGKKRVVVVPAHLKEEPVLRGAGPILHHVDEQDAEDETSDAEEAVAAAVVTHEPVDSDLVMLIRPRKSRIYYLRKFFDYPITLTATTLKNLGLVRTFRVGMSYMKSQASQIAPEKSLEDFLINRFGRQLYLTFFKSYTEKVWGTPCDEISAEWGAQRIKGLSLTTAVKHFLKKTFRSKTKGGDLAQKGTDTSLIERFMYPKFGPGQLWEHVADLIREGSGEIHMGWKVDRVHCSMEGGVRRVVSLDAVNASGERQTFAGDYFFSTMPMRELVEALDAPVPENVREVSAGLQYRDFITVGLLVDRLKVKEPDGGLLKDTWIYVQEPDVVLGRLQIFNNWSPYLVADPTKVWIGLEYFCYDTDELWKMPDEELKKFAIAEVAKIGILNAEDVSDGHVVRVPKTYPAYFGTYDRFEELREFTDGFENLFLVGRNGMHKYNNQDHSMLTAMTAVDGIVAGYVDKAALWGINTEQEYHEEK; translated from the coding sequence ATGTCGCGGAGAGCAGTGATTATCGGTGCAGGACCAGCTGGGCTGACTGCGGGCCTGGAGCTGTTGAGACGGTCGGATGTGAAGCCCATTATTTTGGAGGCGAGCGAAGAGATCGGGGGGATCTCGCGCACGATTAAATACAAAGGCAACCGGATGGATATCGGCGGTCATCGGTTTTTTTCCAAGAGCGATCGTGTGATGCAGTGGTGGGTCGACCTGATGCCGCCGGAGGGCGTAGAGGGAGAGGGCACTGGGAGCGGGGGGCCGACTGCTGCGCCGCCGGAGATCAGTTATCAGGGGAAGAAGAGGGTGGTGGTGGTGCCGGCACATCTGAAGGAGGAGCCGGTGTTGCGCGGGGCAGGGCCGATTCTGCATCACGTTGATGAGCAGGATGCTGAAGACGAGACATCGGATGCGGAGGAGGCAGTAGCTGCGGCGGTGGTGACGCACGAACCGGTGGATAGTGATCTTGTGATGCTGATTCGTCCACGCAAGAGCAGGATCTATTATCTGCGGAAGTTTTTTGATTATCCGATTACGCTGACCGCGACGACGTTGAAGAATCTTGGTTTGGTGAGGACGTTTCGCGTTGGCATGAGTTACATGAAATCGCAGGCGAGCCAGATTGCGCCCGAGAAGAGTCTGGAAGATTTCTTAATCAACCGGTTTGGGCGGCAGCTTTATCTGACGTTCTTCAAGAGTTACACGGAGAAGGTTTGGGGGACGCCTTGTGACGAGATTTCGGCGGAGTGGGGCGCGCAGCGGATCAAGGGATTGAGCCTTACGACCGCGGTGAAACACTTTTTGAAGAAGACGTTCCGCAGTAAGACGAAGGGTGGGGATCTGGCGCAGAAGGGTACCGATACGAGCCTGATCGAACGCTTTATGTATCCGAAGTTTGGGCCGGGGCAGCTTTGGGAGCATGTGGCGGATCTTATTCGCGAGGGGAGCGGCGAGATTCACATGGGGTGGAAGGTTGATCGGGTTCACTGCTCGATGGAAGGCGGCGTGAGGCGGGTGGTGTCGCTTGATGCGGTGAATGCGAGCGGAGAGCGGCAGACGTTTGCGGGAGATTATTTCTTCTCGACGATGCCGATGCGGGAGCTGGTGGAGGCGTTGGACGCTCCGGTGCCGGAGAACGTGCGGGAGGTGAGCGCGGGGCTGCAGTATCGGGACTTTATTACGGTGGGGCTGCTGGTGGATCGGTTGAAGGTGAAGGAACCGGATGGCGGACTGCTGAAAGATACTTGGATCTATGTGCAGGAACCCGATGTGGTACTGGGACGGTTACAAATATTTAATAACTGGAGTCCGTACCTGGTGGCTGACCCGACGAAGGTTTGGATTGGGCTGGAGTATTTCTGTTATGACACGGACGAGCTGTGGAAGATGCCGGATGAAGAGCTGAAGAAGTTCGCGATTGCGGAGGTCGCGAAGATCGGGATTCTGAATGCGGAGGATGTTTCGGATGGGCATGTGGTGCGAGTGCCGAAGACCTATCCGGCTTACTTCGGCACATATGACCGATTCGAGGAGTTGCGGGAGTTTACGGATGGATTTGAGAATCTGTTTTTGGTGGGGAGAAATGGAATGCATAAGTACAACAACCAGGATCACAGTATGTTGACTGCGATGACGGCGGTGGATGGTATCGTGGCCGGATATGTAGATAAGGCTGCTCTGTGGGGGATCAACACGGAGCAGGAGTATCACGAGGAGAAATAG
- a CDS encoding DUF4440 domain-containing protein, which produces MKKTELQDHLYALEERLLHPDREADRTALIPLFADEYREFCTSGRVFNRQQTIDVLLSSGPRHATIHHFYIAQPAETVVLATYRATTSVAVSHRSSLWTFRDNRWQLLFHQGTIAS; this is translated from the coding sequence ATGAAAAAGACCGAACTTCAAGACCACCTCTACGCTCTCGAAGAGCGTCTTCTTCACCCGGACCGTGAAGCTGACCGTACCGCCCTTATCCCGCTCTTCGCCGACGAGTACAGAGAGTTCTGCACCTCCGGCCGCGTCTTCAACCGCCAGCAGACCATCGACGTCCTGCTCTCCAGCGGCCCGCGCCACGCCACCATCCACCACTTCTACATCGCGCAACCCGCAGAGACAGTCGTCCTCGCCACCTATCGCGCCACCACGTCCGTAGCCGTCTCCCACCGATCCTCCCTGTGGACCTTCCGCGACAACCGCTGGCAGCTCCTCTTTCACCAGGGCACCATCGCCAGCTAA
- a CDS encoding glycosyltransferase family 87 protein: MTSPTVNKFSASTHGKRLLLFVVCSLLLANVVQWGLCRALHLGNPGTLKPEISDFLHMSQWTDSWLPMMKSLDYFDANPTKPIYGAPLYDTLIYSLASELPLVALRRLGVGDAAMLRLLALFSWLSVVGVAAVSLAMGRRLLRMRGAELTWPMVVAVILACLGCYPLLKGYSLGNAQTMLSFGFALMLYLWTSGREREAGVVAALLAFVKPQYVLLLVWMAVRRRWGAMWAFLICSAVLLAMSIAVFGWHNNLDYVGVLASLSHKAQSHDANQSMFGTLNRMIFNGENLEYTPHLYTPYVAWVYRTTVVTSLVLIGGVLLFPWGRLRGSTGDIAAMGLASVAASPMAWEHHYGIVLGIFAWFWFAYGCWETKRPWLWGVSFFLCCNFLAATNLLADKRGWNVLQSYMYFGALLLIALLMRLARRVGSDETVAV, translated from the coding sequence GTGACGTCCCCGACAGTTAATAAATTCAGCGCCTCTACCCACGGCAAGCGACTTCTCCTCTTTGTTGTGTGTAGTCTGCTGCTGGCCAATGTTGTTCAGTGGGGTCTGTGCCGGGCCCTTCATCTGGGAAATCCGGGGACTCTCAAGCCCGAAATCTCTGACTTTCTGCATATGAGCCAGTGGACCGATTCGTGGCTTCCGATGATGAAGTCGCTGGACTACTTCGATGCGAATCCTACGAAACCAATCTATGGGGCTCCTCTGTACGACACGCTGATTTATTCGTTGGCGAGTGAGCTTCCTCTGGTCGCGCTTCGCAGGCTTGGAGTCGGTGACGCTGCGATGCTCCGCCTGCTGGCGTTATTTTCATGGTTGTCTGTTGTGGGTGTTGCGGCGGTGTCGCTTGCGATGGGACGCAGGCTGTTGCGAATGCGTGGTGCGGAGTTGACATGGCCGATGGTTGTTGCGGTGATACTGGCTTGTCTGGGGTGTTATCCGCTGCTGAAGGGGTATTCGCTGGGGAATGCGCAGACGATGCTTTCTTTTGGCTTTGCGCTGATGCTTTATTTGTGGACGTCCGGGCGCGAACGCGAGGCTGGGGTGGTGGCTGCGCTGCTGGCGTTTGTGAAGCCGCAGTATGTGTTGCTGCTGGTGTGGATGGCGGTTCGCCGCAGATGGGGGGCGATGTGGGCGTTTTTGATTTGCTCTGCTGTTTTGCTCGCGATGTCGATTGCGGTCTTTGGTTGGCACAACAATCTTGATTATGTAGGGGTGCTGGCGAGCCTCAGCCACAAAGCGCAGTCGCACGATGCGAATCAGTCGATGTTCGGAACGTTAAACCGAATGATCTTCAATGGCGAAAATCTGGAATACACACCTCATCTCTATACTCCCTATGTTGCGTGGGTGTATCGGACGACGGTGGTTACATCGCTGGTGCTGATTGGGGGTGTGCTGCTGTTTCCATGGGGGCGACTGCGTGGATCGACCGGGGATATCGCGGCGATGGGGCTGGCGTCGGTTGCGGCTTCGCCGATGGCGTGGGAGCATCACTACGGTATTGTGCTGGGGATCTTCGCCTGGTTCTGGTTTGCTTATGGGTGCTGGGAGACCAAGAGGCCTTGGCTGTGGGGAGTGTCTTTTTTTCTTTGCTGTAACTTTTTGGCGGCGACGAATCTGTTGGCGGATAAGCGCGGATGGAATGTGTTGCAGTCCTATATGTACTTCGGGGCGCTTCTCTTGATTGCGCTGCTGATGCGGCTGGCTCGTCGCGTCGGATCTGATGAAACTGTTGCAGTGTGA
- a CDS encoding acyltransferase family protein encodes MPIPAPSVLEETISSARIAGRGFLIKKNDSIQILRAIAALLVVHVHAVSNVSFHAIPKEARFFHVVDVGSCGVDIFFAISGFILSTVAMNIRHSSFGSAHKALDFLFRRLIRIFPIYWILSSFFVLIDYKQHHLDHSSLLNSYLLLPSMHFPMRGPILVVGWTLIFEMFFYYVITLNLFFSTRHIIKSTILTILALVALGQIVGFQRPVLILIANPINLEFVLGCAIGILFARHGKRHALGTALLLAGVIPLVCTAFFNKYNIADAKNIANGSLSWFRFLMWGVPAAMVTAGLVFRSPQIKSGLGRFGVQLGDASYSIYLISLPVFYVYHRIYPYLARLGPGANVFLMVVCSAVAGLLCYRFLEKPILRFLTAKYHHPAVQSAP; translated from the coding sequence GTGCCTATCCCCGCACCTAGTGTCCTCGAAGAAACTATCTCCTCGGCCCGAATAGCCGGGCGTGGCTTCCTGATAAAAAAGAATGACTCAATTCAGATTCTTCGCGCCATTGCCGCACTTCTCGTAGTGCACGTTCACGCTGTCTCCAATGTTTCATTTCATGCGATTCCCAAGGAAGCTCGCTTCTTCCACGTTGTCGACGTTGGATCGTGTGGCGTCGACATTTTCTTCGCAATCAGCGGCTTCATACTTTCCACCGTCGCTATGAACATTCGGCACAGCTCTTTCGGGTCTGCTCACAAGGCCCTCGATTTTCTCTTTAGAAGACTTATCCGGATCTTTCCGATCTACTGGATCCTTTCATCCTTCTTTGTTCTCATTGACTACAAACAGCATCATCTCGACCATTCATCTTTACTCAACTCGTATCTTCTGCTGCCCTCCATGCACTTCCCCATGCGGGGTCCAATCCTCGTGGTTGGTTGGACGCTTATCTTCGAGATGTTCTTCTATTACGTCATTACACTTAATCTCTTCTTCAGCACCCGCCACATTATTAAATCGACAATCCTCACCATCCTCGCGCTCGTCGCCCTCGGCCAAATCGTCGGCTTCCAGCGGCCAGTGCTTATCCTGATCGCAAATCCCATCAACCTCGAGTTTGTCTTAGGATGTGCGATCGGCATCCTCTTCGCTCGCCACGGCAAACGCCACGCGCTTGGCACAGCCCTGCTCCTTGCTGGTGTTATACCGTTGGTTTGTACCGCTTTCTTCAACAAATACAATATCGCTGATGCGAAAAATATCGCCAACGGCTCTTTAAGTTGGTTCCGTTTCCTCATGTGGGGTGTTCCCGCAGCTATGGTGACCGCGGGCCTGGTCTTTCGTTCTCCACAGATAAAATCAGGTTTGGGCCGCTTCGGCGTTCAACTCGGCGACGCATCTTATTCCATCTATCTCATCTCGCTGCCGGTCTTCTACGTCTATCACCGCATCTATCCATACCTCGCGCGACTCGGGCCGGGCGCAAACGTCTTTCTTATGGTCGTTTGCTCCGCCGTCGCTGGTTTGCTCTGTTATCGCTTCCTTGAGAAGCCAATACTGCGCTTTCTCACTGCGAAGTATCACCACCCAGCCGTTCAGTCCGCCCCATGA
- a CDS encoding glycosyltransferase family 39 protein produces the protein MNPSRDSNVERSVDNFSLPWQAIAFLILTAAISLLWSHHKLMSQDEIFVLQTDSAPTYAQLLNIQRHYPISLDPLVYHTLVFLSIKAFGAGAFALRLASLLGYLVMQLCLFFFVRRIANEHAALFAMAFPAITATFFYSAEGRPYGLLLGFYGLAMLSWQTATRRQSQRTGSLIVLAITVALALNTHYFGVLLLLPLCAAELFRTIERRRLDRPVAAAILIGMACIAFALPFERSAAEFRKNYYNAGRVSYHAITVGYRSLFMNYTQASLSVQHYAAIGLILFAALLVIGSVRQLRDNDFQLPTAELVFLIVLAALPFFGFMLAFFVTHSIEVRYVLGAILALSVLLAFAALPLLRHKNIAAITLSALAIAIVITGAIRIHAEQAKTNSFMTSLILTPQIKAAILSSPSGLLYLQEMGTFEVASYYEPDPDIRSRMALVYSSNQELLWSRRDTESLTALHMRNFTGFPIVPYEQLSTERGDHVFVLLHSGWDWTDQALAAAHAKITPLGPAMGGDAAAVQFTPESEAQASK, from the coding sequence ATGAACCCGTCCCGAGACTCCAATGTTGAGCGCAGCGTAGACAATTTCAGTCTCCCGTGGCAGGCCATCGCCTTTCTGATCCTCACTGCAGCCATCTCTCTCCTCTGGTCGCACCACAAACTCATGTCACAGGATGAGATCTTCGTCCTCCAAACTGACAGCGCCCCTACCTACGCTCAGCTCCTCAACATTCAGCGCCACTATCCCATCTCGCTAGATCCCCTCGTCTACCACACTCTAGTTTTCCTCTCTATCAAAGCCTTCGGCGCAGGCGCGTTCGCACTTAGACTAGCCTCGCTCCTTGGCTATCTCGTCATGCAGCTCTGCCTGTTCTTCTTCGTGCGCCGCATTGCCAACGAGCACGCCGCGCTCTTCGCGATGGCGTTTCCAGCCATAACCGCCACTTTTTTCTACTCCGCCGAAGGGCGCCCCTACGGTTTGCTCCTCGGCTTCTACGGCCTCGCCATGCTGAGCTGGCAGACCGCAACCCGCCGCCAATCGCAACGCACCGGCTCCCTCATCGTCCTCGCCATTACGGTCGCGCTCGCACTCAACACCCACTACTTCGGCGTCCTCTTGCTCCTTCCCCTCTGCGCGGCCGAACTCTTTCGTACCATCGAGCGCCGCCGGCTCGACCGTCCCGTCGCAGCCGCCATCCTCATCGGCATGGCCTGCATCGCCTTCGCACTCCCCTTTGAACGATCCGCCGCGGAGTTCCGCAAGAACTACTACAACGCCGGAAGAGTCAGCTACCACGCCATCACGGTTGGCTATCGCTCCCTCTTCATGAACTACACCCAAGCGAGTCTCAGCGTCCAGCACTACGCTGCCATCGGCCTCATCCTCTTCGCAGCTCTCCTTGTCATTGGCAGCGTTCGCCAACTGCGCGACAACGATTTCCAACTCCCAACCGCCGAGCTTGTGTTCCTCATCGTCCTCGCGGCGTTACCTTTCTTCGGTTTCATGCTGGCCTTTTTCGTAACCCACTCCATCGAAGTCCGCTACGTCCTCGGCGCCATTCTCGCTCTAAGCGTTCTCCTCGCGTTCGCCGCGCTGCCGCTGCTCCGCCACAAAAACATCGCAGCCATAACTCTCTCGGCACTCGCTATCGCCATCGTAATCACGGGCGCAATCCGCATTCACGCAGAGCAGGCAAAGACAAACTCCTTCATGACCTCGCTCATCCTAACCCCGCAGATCAAAGCGGCCATTCTCTCCAGCCCCAGCGGCCTGCTCTACCTTCAGGAGATGGGCACCTTCGAAGTAGCCAGCTACTATGAGCCCGACCCTGACATACGCTCCCGCATGGCCCTCGTATACTCCAGCAATCAGGAGCTGCTCTGGAGTCGACGCGACACCGAATCTCTCACCGCACTCCACATGCGCAACTTCACCGGCTTTCCAATCGTGCCCTACGAGCAACTCTCCACCGAACGCGGGGACCACGTCTTCGTCCTGCTGCACAGCGGCTGGGACTGGACCGATCAGGCTCTAGCGGCCGCGCACGCCAAGATCACTCCGCTAGGCCCGGCCATGGGAGGCGACGCAGCTGCCGTTCAATTCACTCCGGAATCCGAGGCTCAAGCTTCAAAATAG
- a CDS encoding cytochrome b/b6 domain-containing protein, with protein sequence MPEKPVDKGDFVEAIRPTAEPEPEIVEVIPASTPVAGSMADASVTAAVSVTAPEAAALPAPESPIVAAHVEFIEPVVATIRLEKKHPLAIRWMHWVNFPVLFTMIWSGLLIYWNDSDNAYQHPHAVYRVGVGSLTVMRLFQPWFWKLINAPYRVTEGLGYHFFFMWIFAINGILYVSYLLISGEWRVLVPERKSFRDAIQVTLVDLHLRKGLPPQKKYNGAQKIAYTSVILMGLGSLVTGLSIYKPTQVHWITSLLGGYEMARWEHFWLTMGFCAFFVVHVGQVILAGWNNFRSMVSGYEIVPAAKASFEEEGRTG encoded by the coding sequence ATGCCTGAGAAACCGGTAGACAAAGGAGACTTTGTCGAGGCTATCAGACCGACAGCTGAGCCCGAGCCAGAGATCGTTGAAGTGATTCCAGCTTCAACCCCCGTGGCTGGCAGTATGGCGGATGCGTCCGTTACGGCTGCTGTGTCTGTAACGGCTCCGGAAGCAGCAGCTTTGCCCGCTCCGGAGAGCCCGATTGTCGCAGCTCATGTTGAGTTCATCGAGCCTGTGGTGGCGACGATCCGGTTGGAGAAGAAACATCCGCTGGCGATTCGATGGATGCACTGGGTGAATTTTCCGGTGCTGTTCACGATGATCTGGAGTGGGCTGCTGATCTATTGGAACGACTCGGATAATGCGTATCAGCATCCGCATGCGGTGTATCGGGTGGGGGTGGGGTCGCTGACGGTGATGCGGCTGTTTCAGCCGTGGTTCTGGAAGCTGATCAATGCGCCATATCGCGTGACCGAGGGGCTGGGGTATCACTTCTTCTTTATGTGGATCTTTGCGATCAACGGGATTTTGTATGTGTCGTATCTGCTGATCTCGGGGGAGTGGCGGGTGCTGGTGCCGGAGCGTAAATCGTTTCGGGATGCGATTCAGGTGACGCTGGTGGATTTGCATCTTCGCAAGGGACTGCCTCCGCAGAAGAAGTACAACGGGGCGCAGAAGATCGCTTATACGTCGGTGATTTTGATGGGGCTGGGGTCGCTGGTGACGGGACTTTCGATCTACAAGCCGACGCAGGTGCACTGGATTACGTCGCTGCTGGGCGGTTATGAGATGGCGCGGTGGGAGCACTTCTGGTTGACGATGGGCTTCTGTGCGTTCTTTGTGGTGCATGTCGGGCAGGTGATTCTTGCGGGGTGGAATAACTTTCGCTCGATGGTGAGTGGATATGAGATTGTGCCGGCGGCGAAGGCTTCGTTTGAAGAAGAAGGGAGGACAGGATGA
- a CDS encoding molybdopterin-dependent oxidoreductase produces the protein MSDGREEREEQEQRRKWEKEKKDRDDDLDRDWERDGERERRDSRAVDVEAMNAAVRAQSGQRTRRSFLVAAAAAAGGYGFYRWLDRSPMNMRLPEPLRHMLRVNAKVSRAIFDERGLAPTYPVAKSMELRANGNYGLKMDLVPESYRLQMVGVENAGRLPQYVDDVTAWEYQYRVKEVGPVEHDTKVRPKSETDSKADPNGDAGAGLGPMMKGGPASTMVGSSANGEAQKVSPELVAVMEKMKRRPRGQEEAGMSRSTLMPGTPGLLLKMDEVTSLPHHELVTEFKCIEGWSQVVHWGGYRLADLIAKFPPARKADGSLPKYVYMETPDGDYYCGFSLQACMHPQSLLATEMGGRALAQWHGAPMRLHMPIKYGYKQIKRIGLIAYTDRLPDDYWTKLGYDWYAGL, from the coding sequence ATGAGCGATGGACGAGAGGAACGAGAGGAGCAGGAGCAGCGGCGGAAGTGGGAGAAAGAGAAAAAAGATCGGGACGACGATCTTGATCGCGATTGGGAGCGCGATGGAGAACGGGAGCGGAGAGATTCGCGCGCAGTCGATGTAGAGGCGATGAATGCTGCGGTGCGAGCGCAGTCGGGACAGAGGACGCGGCGGAGTTTTCTGGTTGCGGCTGCGGCGGCTGCTGGAGGGTATGGGTTTTATCGATGGCTTGATCGTAGTCCGATGAATATGCGGCTCCCGGAGCCGTTGCGGCACATGCTGCGAGTCAACGCGAAGGTGTCGCGAGCGATCTTTGATGAGCGCGGGTTGGCGCCGACGTATCCGGTGGCGAAGTCGATGGAGCTGCGGGCGAATGGGAACTATGGGTTGAAGATGGACCTGGTGCCGGAGAGCTATCGGCTGCAGATGGTGGGAGTGGAGAACGCTGGGCGGCTTCCTCAATATGTCGACGACGTGACAGCCTGGGAGTATCAGTATCGGGTGAAAGAGGTTGGGCCGGTGGAGCACGATACGAAGGTTCGACCGAAGAGCGAGACGGATAGTAAGGCTGATCCCAATGGGGATGCGGGTGCGGGGCTGGGGCCGATGATGAAGGGAGGGCCGGCGAGCACGATGGTGGGTAGTAGCGCAAACGGCGAGGCGCAGAAGGTTTCGCCGGAGCTTGTGGCTGTGATGGAAAAGATGAAGAGGCGTCCCCGTGGGCAGGAGGAGGCGGGGATGTCGCGCAGTACTCTCATGCCCGGCACTCCGGGACTGCTGCTGAAGATGGACGAGGTGACGAGTCTGCCGCATCACGAACTGGTGACGGAGTTTAAGTGCATTGAGGGGTGGAGCCAGGTGGTGCACTGGGGCGGGTATCGGCTGGCGGATTTGATTGCGAAGTTTCCACCGGCGAGGAAGGCCGATGGGTCGTTGCCGAAGTATGTCTATATGGAGACGCCGGATGGAGATTACTACTGCGGGTTCAGCCTGCAGGCTTGTATGCATCCGCAGAGTTTACTGGCGACTGAGATGGGGGGACGCGCGCTGGCGCAGTGGCATGGCGCGCCGATGCGGCTCCATATGCCGATCAAGTACGGTTACAAACAGATCAAGCGGATTGGGCTGATCGCGTATACGGACAGGCTGCCTGATGACTACTGGACGAAGCTGGGGTACGACTGGTACGCGGGGCTTTGA
- a CDS encoding UbiA prenyltransferase family protein → MTEPPLLNVSLSERLRAHLAIARLDHSIKNLFVLPGVIVPLSVAPALLTPHLFVTLLLAFLSVTLIACSNYVINEVLDAPFDRLHPTKRNRPAARGLVNIPAAYVQWLLMMVAGIAIGLTISRMFALVALVLWIMGCLYNFPPIRTKDVPYLDVLTESINNPLRMLLGWYAVTSVLVPPVSLLIAYWMLGCYFMGLKRFSELSEIGDRALAGAYRASFKRYTPESLLVSVVFYASTAMLFLGAFIIRYRIELILGFPLVAFTMAVYLKLAFKHDSAVQNPEKLYREPLLMASFASTALVMGLLLFIRVPRLEIFFTPTLPSTTPATIEPAPVNYLRHDSERQLRTLFKI, encoded by the coding sequence ATGACCGAGCCTCCCCTGCTCAACGTCTCCCTGTCCGAGCGCCTTCGAGCCCATCTCGCCATCGCCAGACTCGATCATTCCATCAAGAATCTCTTCGTTCTGCCCGGCGTCATCGTACCTCTCAGCGTCGCTCCAGCGCTCCTCACCCCGCACCTCTTCGTAACTCTGTTGCTGGCATTTCTCTCCGTCACGCTCATCGCCTGCAGCAACTACGTCATCAACGAAGTCCTCGACGCACCCTTCGATCGCCTCCACCCCACCAAGCGCAATCGCCCCGCCGCGCGCGGACTCGTCAACATCCCCGCAGCCTACGTGCAATGGCTCCTGATGATGGTCGCGGGAATCGCAATCGGCCTCACCATCTCTCGCATGTTCGCCCTCGTTGCGCTCGTTCTCTGGATCATGGGCTGCCTCTACAACTTCCCGCCCATCCGCACCAAAGACGTCCCCTACCTCGACGTCCTCACCGAGTCCATCAACAATCCTCTCCGCATGCTGCTCGGCTGGTACGCCGTCACCAGCGTCCTAGTCCCGCCCGTGTCGCTGCTCATTGCCTACTGGATGCTCGGTTGCTACTTCATGGGCCTCAAGCGCTTCAGCGAACTCTCCGAGATAGGCGACCGCGCCCTCGCTGGCGCCTATCGCGCCTCCTTCAAGCGCTACACGCCTGAGTCGCTGCTCGTCTCGGTCGTCTTCTACGCCTCCACCGCGATGCTCTTTCTCGGCGCCTTCATCATCCGCTATCGCATCGAGCTCATCCTCGGCTTTCCTCTCGTCGCTTTCACCATGGCCGTGTACCTCAAGCTCGCCTTCAAACACGACAGCGCCGTACAAAACCCCGAAAAACTCTACCGCGAGCCGCTGCTGATGGCCTCCTTCGCTTCAACTGCTCTCGTCATGGGTCTCCTTCTCTTCATCCGCGTGCCGCGCCTAGAGATCTTCTTCACGCCGACACTACCCTCCACCACCCCCGCAACAATTGAGCCAGCCCCGGTTAATTATCTACGGCATGATTCAGAGCGGCAGCTTCGCACTCTCTTTAAAATATGA